In the genome of Triticum urartu cultivar G1812 chromosome 5, Tu2.1, whole genome shotgun sequence, one region contains:
- the LOC125506964 gene encoding pyridine nucleotide-disulfide oxidoreductase domain-containing protein 2, with the protein MSPAATRILLAGARLRGRGLSTSAEPSPSPSLSPSQLPRGKRWDAVVIGGGHNGLAAAAYLARAGRSVSVLERRGVLGGAAVSESDLVPGFRFSRCSYLLSLLRPALIRELELERHGLKLLPRSPSSFTPCLDGRYLLLGPDAELNRSEIGKFSKKDAEAYPRYEEQLEKFCKLMDFVIDSPPPELRQLYHASMVDRMKDKVDKSVFWSKLLGIVMQQGQKDMVNFFDLLLSPASKVLNNWFEGDVLKATLATDAVIGTMAGVNTPGSGYVLLHHIMGETGGQRGVWAYVEGGMGSVSSAISKAALEAGVQIVTNAEVSQVMVDETTGKVQGVALADGTELHSSVVLSNATPYKTFVDLVPANTLPEEFLCAIKTADYSSATTKINVAVDALPQFRCCKNINRKGGPEHMGTIHIGSESMEEIDIAYKEAAGGFSSTRPVIEMTIPSVLDKTISPPGQHVINLFVQYTPYKLSEGSWQDPAVRKSFAERCFSLIDEYAPHFSSSVIGYDMLTPPDLEREFGLTGGNIFHGAMGLDSLFLMRPAKGWSDYRTPVKGLYLCGSGAHPGGGVMGAPGRNAAAVVLDDLKAR; encoded by the exons CCCTCGCAGCTCCCGAGGGGCAAGCGCTGGGACGCGGTGGTGATCGGCGGCGGCCACAACGGGCTCGCGGCCGCCGCCTACCTCGCGCGCGCCGGCCGCTCCGTCTCCGTGCTGGAGCGGCGGGGCGTCCTCGGCGGCGCCGCCGTGTCCGAGTCGGACCTCGTCCCGGGCTTCCGCTTCTCCCGCTGCAGCTACCTCCTCAGCCTCCTCCGCCCCGCCCTCATCCG GGAGTTGGAGCTGGAGAGGCACGGCCTGAAGCTCCTGCCGCGGAGCCCGTCGTCGTTCACGCCGTGCCTCGACGGCCGGTACCTGCTCCTCGGCCCGGACGCAGAGCTGAACCGCTCTGAGATTGGCAAGTTCTCCAAAAAAGATGCAGAGGCATACCCGAG GTACGAGGAGCAGCTAGAGAAGTTCTGCAAGCTCATGGACTTCGTCATAGACTCGCCTCCGCCGGAGCTGAGGCAGCTGTACCATGCTTCCATGGTCGACAGGATGAAGGATAAGGTCGACAAGTCAGTGTTCTGGAGCAAGCTTCTTGGCATCGTGATGCAACAGGGGCAAAAGGACATGGT GAACTTCTTCGACCTTCTTCTGTCGCCAGCGTCGAAGGTCTTGAATAACTGGTTTGAG GGTGATGTATTGAAGGCGACCCTGGCGACTGATGCTGTGATTGGTACTATG GCTGGTGTGAACACTCCAGGATCAGGATATGTTCTCCTGCACCACATCATGGGAGAAACTGGTGGTCAACGTGGTGTTTGGGC GTATGTCGAAGGTGGTATGGGCTCAGTCTCATCAGCTATAAGCAAAGCAGCTCTGGAAGCAGGCGTGCAAATTGTAACAAATGCTGAG GTTTCACAAGTAATGGTCGATGAAACTACTGGAAAGGTGCAAGGG GTTGCTTTGGCTGATGGAACCGAGTTGCACTCATCAGTTGTGTTATCAAATGCCACACCGTATAAAACATTTGTG GACCTTGTGCCTGCCAATACTCTTCCAGAGGAGTTCCTCTGTGCCATCAAGACAGCGGATTATAGCTCT GCAACAACGAAGATCAACGTTGCTGTTGATGCGCTGCCACAGTTTCGCTGTTGCAAAAACATCAACCGTAAAGGTGGCCCGGAGCACATGGGCACCATACACATTGGATCTGAAAG CATGGAGGAAATCGATATAGCATACAAGGAAGCTGCAGGCGGCTTCTCATCCACAAGGCCTGTAATAGAAATGACAATTCCTTCAGTCTTAGATAAGACCATCTCTCCACCAG GTCAGCATGTTATTAATCTTTTTGTTCAGTACACGCCCTACAAACTGTCAGAAGGCAGTTGGCAGGATCCGGCTGTTAGA AAATCATTTGCTGAGAGATGCTTTTCCTTGATCGATGAGTATGCACCGCACTTTAGCTCATCAGTGATAGGCTATGACATGCTGACTCCACCTGATCTTGAAAGGGAGTTTGGCCTAACAG GTGGCAACATCTTTCACGGAGCGATGGGCTTGGATTCCCTCTTCCTGATGAGGCCTGCCAAGGGATG GTCAGATTACAGAACCCCTGTGAAGGGGCTGTACCTCTGCGGCAGCGGTGCGCACCCAGGCGGCGGGGTGATGGGTGCCCCGGGCCGCAATGCTGCTGCTGTGGTTTTGGATGATCTCAAGGCAAGATAG